From Penicillium psychrofluorescens genome assembly, chromosome: 1, one genomic window encodes:
- a CDS encoding uncharacterized protein (ID:PFLUO_001310-T1.cds;~source:funannotate), which produces MRFLWLTSVRIGNSGARILLTSREGIKTALKAAAGASLPSAQVLVFGDPAEGLVGLPVRPWTDLWASPEEAQSWSWHRITTFEEANATTAVLNYSSGTTGLPKGVEISHYNLVANSEQVLFKRDRFGDTLEARRRKENVANSGERWLAPLPMYHAYGQTYSCLSAARLGAKVFIMPEFSLQKYLQFLDIYRITFMTTVPTILTMLHKYEHSERYNLKAVEVVTSGSAPLDGTLAASVTQKYLRAGVIVKQGWGMTETTCSVTGFSPDDHDDGKSIGWLNPNCAAKIVPIGEDESSSVSHSPTTTGELWVAGPQMMKGYWQNEKATKETVVESDGHRWIRTGDLAYIDGRGCIYIFDRLKELIKVKGLQVAPAELQLALVTHPDVEDAAVVGAKIQGQEYPRAFVVRKSKRLKEEEVFNFIKQRFARHKWLTGGVYFIETVPRTPSGKVQKRNLPAVASDKPFKL; this is translated from the exons TCTGCCTTCAGCTCAGGTTTTGGTCTTTGGCGATCCTGCGGAAGGTTTAGTCGGCTTGCCTGTGAGGCCGTGGACAGATCTCTGGGCTTCTCCGGAGGAGGCGCAgtcatggtcatggcatCGCATCACGACGTTTGAGGAAGCCAATGCAACGACTGCCGTTCTCAACTATTCAAGTGGAACGACCGGACTGCCTAAAGGGGTTGAGATCTCGCACTACAATCTCGTCGCCAACTCTGAGCAGGTCTTGTTCAAACGTGATCGCTTTGGAGACACTCTCGAGGCACGAAGACGCAAGGAAAATGTCGCGAATTCTGGCGAGAGATGGCTAGCGCCTCTTCCAATGTACCATGCTTATGGCCAGACATATTCTTGTCTTAGTGCGGCTCGTTTGGGCGCCAAAGTCTTCATCATGCCGGAATTTTCTCTCCAAAAGTACCTCCAGTTTCTGGACATCTACAGAATCACCTTCATGACAACCGTGCCGACAATTTTGACAATGCTCCATAAATACGAGCACTCGGAGAGATATAACCTGAAAGCTGTGGAGGTTGTTACCAGTGGCTCTGCTCCTCTTGACGGAACCCTGGCCGCGAGCGTCACGCAGAAGTATTTGAGGGCAGGAGTCATCGTCAAACAAGGATGGGGAATGACAGAGACGACGTGTTCAGTCACGGGGTTCTCTCCCGACGACCACGACGATGGCAAGAGCATTGGATGGCTGAATCCAAATTGTGCTGCGAAGATCGTTCCCATCGGAGAGGACGAAAGCTCCAGCGTGTCACACTCACCAACAACCACTGGAGAACTTTGGGTAGCAGGGCCACAGATGATGAAAGGGTACTGGCAGAACGAGAAGGCTACCAAAGAAACTGTTGTTGAGAGCGATGGCCATCGATGGATCCGTACTGGAGACCTCGCATATATCGACGGTCGAGGATGCATATATATTTTTGATCGACTTAAG GAGCTTATCAAGGTTAAAGGCCTTCAGGTAGCCCCCGCGGAATTGCAATTAGCGCTGGTAACCCACCCTGACGTTGAGGATGCTGCGGTAGTTGGAGCGAAGAT ACAGGGACAGGAGTATCCACGAGCATTTGTGGTGCGAAAGAGCAAGAGattgaaggaggaagaggtgtTCAACTTTATCAAACAAAGATTCGCTCGTCATAAGTGGCTAACAGGAGGAGTTTATTTCATTGAGACAGTTCCACGAACTCCAAGTGGAAAAGTGCAGAAAAGGAATTTGCCGGCTGTTGCGTCTGATAAGCCTTTCAAGCTATAG